The Vidua chalybeata isolate OUT-0048 chromosome 21, bVidCha1 merged haplotype, whole genome shotgun sequence genome contains a region encoding:
- the SPTAN1 gene encoding spectrin alpha chain, non-erythrocytic 1 isoform X5, whose protein sequence is MDPSGVKVLETAEDIQERRQQVLDRYHRFKELSSLRRQKLEDSYRFQFFQRDADELEKWIQEKLQIASDENYKDPSNLQGKLQKHQAFEAEVQANSGAIIKLDETGNQMINEGHFASETIRTRLQELHRLWELLMEKMREKGVKLLQAQKLVQYLRECEDVLDWINDKEAIVTSEELGQDLEHVEVLQKKFEEFQTDLAAHEERVNEVNQFAGKLIQETHPEEELIKSKQDEVNASWQRLKGLALQRQGKLFGAAEVQRFNRDVDETISWIKEKGQLMASDDFGRDLASVQALLRKHEGLERDLAALEDKVKALCAEADRLQQSHPINASQIQVKREELIANWEQIRTLAAERHARLNDSYRLQRFLADFRDLTSWVTEMKALINADELANDVAGAEALLDRHQEHKGEIDAHEDSFKSADESGQALLSAGHYASDEVKEKLTILSDERSALLELWELRRQQYEQCMDLQLFYRDTEQVDNWMSKQEAFLLNEDLGDSLDSVEALLKKHEDFEKSLSAQEEKITALDEFATKLIQNNHYAMDDVATRRDALLSRRNALHERAMYRRAQLADSFHLQQFFRDSDELKSWVNEKMKTATDEAYKDPSNLQGKVQKHQAFEAELSANQSRIDALEKAGQKLIDVKHYASDEVAARMNEVISLWKKLLEATELKGIKLREANQQQQFNRNVEDIELWLYEVEGHLASDDYGKDLTNVQNLQKKHALLEADVAAHQDRIDGITIQARQFQEAGHFDADNIKKKQEALVARYEALKDPMVARKQKLADSLRLQQLFRDIEDEETWIREKEPIAASTNRGKDLIGVQNLLKKHQALQAEIAGHEPRIKAVTQKGNAMVEEGHFAAEDVKIKLNELNQKWDSLKAKASQRRQDLEDSLQAQQYFADANEAESWMREKEPIVGSTDYGKDEDSAEALLKKHEALMSDLSAYGSSIQALREQAQSCRQQVAPTDDETGKELVLALYDYQEKSPREVTMKKGDILTLLNSTNKDWWKVEVNDRQGFVPAAYVKKLDPAQSASRENLLEEQGSIALRQEQIDNQYHSLLELGEKRKGMLEKSCKKFMLFREANELQQWINEKEAALTSEEVGADLEQVEVLQKKFDDFQKDLKANESRLKDINKVAKDLESEGLMADEVQAVQQQEVYGMMPRDETDSKTASPWKSARLMVHTVATFNSIKELNERWRSLQQLAEERSQLLGSAHEVQRFHRDADETKEWIEEKNQALNTDNYGHDLASVQALQRKHEGFERDLAALGDKVNSLGETAQRLIQSHPESAEDLQEKCTELNQAWNSLGKRADQRKEKLGDSHDLQRFLSDFRDLMSWINGIRGLVSSDELAKDVTGAEALLERHQEHRTEIDARTGTFQAFEQFGQQLLAHGHYASPEIKEKLDILEQERTDLEKAWVQRRMMLDQCLELQLFHRDCEQAENWMAAREAFLNTEDKGDSLDSVEALIKKHEDFDKAINVQEEKIAVLQSFADQLIAADHYAKGVIANRRNEVLDRWLRLKAQMIEKRSKLGESQTLQQFSRDVDEIEAWISEKLQTASDESYKDPTNIQLSKLLSKHQKHQAFEAELHANADRIRGVIDMGNSLIERGACAGSEDAVKARLAALADQWQFLVQKSAEKSQKLKEANKQQNFNTGIKDFDFWLSEVEALLASEDYGKDLASVNNLLKKHQLLEADISAHEDRLKDLNSQADSLMTSSAFDTSQVKDKRETINGRFQRIKGMASARRAKLNESHRLHQFFRDMDDEESWIKEKKLLVSSEDYGRDLTGVQNLRKKHKRLEAELAAHEPAIQGVLDTGKKLSDDNTIGKEEIQQRLAQFVDHWKELKQLAAARGQRLEESLEYQQFVANVEEEEAWINEKMTLVASEDYGDTLAAIQGLLKKHEAFETDFTVHKDRVNDVCANGEDLIKKNNHHEANITAKMKGLRGKVSDLEKAAAQRKAKLDENSAFLQFNWKADVVESWIGEKENSLKTDDYGRDLSSVQTLLTKQETFDAGLQAFQQEGIANITALKDQLLAAKHIQSKAIEARHASLMKRWNQLLANSATRKKKLLEAQEHFRKVEDLFLTFAKKASAFNSWFENAEEDLTDPVRCNSLEEIKALREAHDAFRSSLSSAQADFNQLAELDRQIKSFRVASNPYTWFTMEALEETWRNLQKIIKERELELQKEQRRQEENDKLRQEFAQHANAFHQWIQETRTYLLDGSCMVEESGTLESQLEATKRKHQEIRAMRSQLKKIEDLGAAMEEALILDNKYTEHSTVGLAQQWDQLDQLGMRMQHNLEQQIQARNTTGVTEEALKEFSMMFKHFDKDKSGRLNHQEFKSCLRSLGYDLPMVEEGEPDPEFESILDTVDPNRDGHVSLQEYMAFMISRETENVKSSEEIESAFRALSSEGKPYVTKEELYQNLTREQADYCISHMKPYMDGKGRELPSAYDYIEFTRSLFVN, encoded by the exons atggACCCAAGTGGTGTAAAAGTGTTGGAAACAGCAGAAGATATCCAAGAAAGGCGTCAGCAAGTTTTGGACCGTTACCACAGGTTCAAGGAACTCTCTTCTCTAAGGCGCCAAAAACTTGAAGATTCCTATCGATTCCAGTTTTTCCAGCGTGATGCAGATGAGCTTGAAAAATGGATCCAAGAGAAACTGCAGATTGCATCTGATGAAAATTACAAAGACCCAAGCAATTTGCAG gGGAAGCTGCAGAAGCACCAAGCCTTTGAGGCTGAGGTGCAGGCCAATTCAGGAGCCATCATTAAACTGGATGAGACTGGAAATCAGATGATTAACGAAGGCCATTTTGCGTCTGAAACCATAAGA ACTcgactgcaggagctgcaccGACTATGGGAATTACTGATGGAAAAGATGAGAGAGAAGGGAGTCAAATTATTGCAAGCACAGAAGTTGGTGCAGTATTTACGGGAATGTGAAGATGTCTTGGACTGGATCAATGACAAG GAAGCAATAGTGACATCAGAAGAGCTTGGACAGGACTTAGAGCATGTTGAAGTTTTGCAAAAGAAGTTTGAAGAGTTCCAGACAGACCTCGCAGCTCATGAAGAAAGAGTAAATGAAGTGAACCAGTTTGCTGGCAAACTTATCCAA GAAACACATCCTGAAGAGGAACTGATAAAGTCCAAACAAGATGAAGTAAATGCAAGCTGGCAGCGTCTTAAGGGACTTGCCCTTCAGAGGCAAGGAAAACTCTTTGGGGCAGCTGAAGTTCAGCGTTTCAACAG GGATGTGGATGAAACAATCAGCTGGATTAAGGAGAAAGGGCAGTTGATGGCCTCAGATGATTTTGGCAGAGACTTAGCCAGTGTGCAGGCATTACTGCGGAAGCACGAAGGCCTGGAAAGAGACCTGGCAGCTCTGGAAGATAAG GTGAAGGCCCTGTGTGCAGAAGCTGACCGTTTGCAGCAGTCTCACCCAATAAATGCTTCCCAAATTCAAGTGAAACGGGAGGAGCTCATTGCCAACTGGGAACAGATCCGCACGCTGGCAGCAGAGAGGCACGCTCGCCTCAACGACTCCTACAG GCTGCAGCGCTTTCTTGCGGACTTCCGAGACCTCACCAGCTGGGTGACTGAGATGAAGGCTCTGATAAATGCTGATGAACTTGCCAATGATGTGGCTGGAGCAGAAGCCCTCCTAGACAGACATCAGGAACATAAG GGAGAAATTGATGCCCATGAAGACAGCTTCAAATCTGCTGATGAGTCAGGCCAGgctttgctctctgctgggCACTATGCTTCTGATGAAGTTAAAGAAAAG CTGACCATCCTCTCAGATGAAAGGTCTGCCTTACTGGAACTGTGGGAGCTCCGCAGACAGCAGTATGAGCAGTGCATGGACCTGCAGCTTTTCTACAGAGACACTGAACAAGTTGACAACTGGATGAGCAAACAAGAA GCATTTCTGCTGAATGAAGACCTTGGTGATTCTCTGGATAGTGTGGAGGCTCTTCTAAAGAAGCATGAAGACTTTGAGAAATCCCTAAGTGCCCAAGAGGAGAAAATCACA GCATTAGATGAGTTTGCTACTAAGTTGATTCAGAATAACCACTATGCCATGGATGATGTTGCTACACGCAGAGATGCT ctgctgagcCGCCGAAACGCCCTTCATGAAAGAGCCATGTACCGCCGTGCTCAGCTGGCGGATTCTTTCCATCTGCAGCAGTTTTTCCGAGATTCTGATGAGCTCAAGAGTTGGGTtaatgaaaagatgaaaacGGCAACTGATGAGGCCTACAAG GATCCATCGAACTTGCAAGGTAAAGTTCAGAAACACCAGGCTTTTGAAGCAGAGCTGTCTGCTAACCAGAGTCGTATTGATGCCCTGGAGAAAGCTGGCCAGAAGCTGATTGATGTCAAGCACTATGCGTCCGATGAGGTGGCAGCTCGCATGAATGAAGTCATCAGCTTGTGGAAGAAACTTCTGGAGGCCACTGAGCTCAAAG GTATAAAACTGCGAGAAGCcaatcagcagcagcagtttaaTCGCAATGTGGAGGACATTGAGCTCTGGCTGTATGAAGTAGAAGGACACTTGGCTTCTGATGATTATGGAAAAGATCTTACTAATGTTCAGAATCTTCAGAAGAAACACGCACTGCTAGAGGCAGATGTTGCTGCCCATCAG GATCGGATAGATGGCATTACCATCCAGGCACGCCAGTTCCAGGAGGCTGGGCACTTTGATGCTGACAATATCAAGAAGAAACAAGAAGCTTTAGTGGCTCGTTATGAAGCTCTGAAGGACCCCATGGTAGCTCGCAAGCAGAAACTCGCAGATTCTCTTCgcctgcagcagcttttccgTGACATTGAGGATGAAGAGACCTGGATTAGGGAAAAAGAACCTATTGCAGCTTCAACAAACCGAG GCAAGGATTTAATTGGTGTCCAGAATCTGTTAAAGAAGCACCAGGCTTTGCAGGCAGAAATTGCAGGCCATGAGCCTCGTATTAAAGCAGTCACACAGAAGGGAAATGCTATGGTGGAAGAAG GACACTTTGCAGCTGAGGATGTAAAAATCAAACTGAACGAGCTAAACCAGAAGTGGGACTCTCTGAAAGCCAAAGCATCTCAGCGTCGACAGGACCTGGAGGATTCCCTGCAGGCTCAGCAGTACTTTGCTGATGCTAATGAGGCCGAATCCTGGATGAGGGAAAAGGAGCCCATTGTAGGCAGTACAGACTATGGGAAAGATGAAGACTCTGCTGAG GCTCTTCTGAAGAAACATGAAGCTTTGATGTCTGATCTCTCTGCTTATGGCAGCAGCATCCAGGCATTGAGGGAACAGGCCCAGTCATGCAGG caacaAGTTGCTCCCACAGATGATGAAACTGGAAAAGAGCTTGTTTTGGCACTCTATGATTACCAGGAGAAGAGTCCCCGGGAGGTGACAATGAAGAAGGGAGATATCCTCACATTACTCAACAGCACCAACAAG GACTGGTGGAAGGTGGAAGTCAATGACCGTCAGGGATTTGTACCTGCTGCCTATGTGAAAAAACTGGATCCTGCCCAGTCTGCATCCCGGGAGAAcctcctggaggagcagggcagcattGCACTGCGACAGGAGCAAATCGACAACCA GTATCACTCTCTCCTGGAACTGGGAGAAAAACGTAAAGGCATGTTGGAAAAAAGCTGCAAGAAGTTCATGCTTTTCCGTGAAGCCAATGAGCTCCAGCAGTGGATCAATGAGAAGGAAGCAGCACTCACCAGTGAGGAAGTGGGTGCTGATCTGGAGCAGGTGGAGGTTCTGCAGAAGAAATTTGATGATTTTCAGAAG GATCTCAAAGCCAACGAGTCACGCCTGAAGGATATAAACAAGGTTGCCAAGGACCTGGAGTCAGAAGGGCTGATGGCAGATGAAGTACAAGCAGTACAGCAACAG gAAGTCTATGGGATGATGCCCAGG GATGAAACTGATTCTAAGACAGCCTCTCCTTGGAAG TCTGCACGTTTGATGGTACACACGGTGGCAACCTTCAACTCAATCAAG GAGCTGAATGAGCGCTGGagatccctgcagcagctggcagaggagaggagcCAGTTGTTGGGCAGTGCCCACGAGGTACAGAGATTCCACAG AGATGCTGATGAAACCAAGGAATGGATAGAGGAGAAGAATCAAGCATTAAATACAGACAACTATGGGCATGACCTGGCCAGTGTTCAGGCTCTGCAGCGCAAACATGAAGGCTTTGAGAGAGATTTGGCAGCTCTGGGAGACAAG GTGAATTCTCTTGGTGAAACTGCCCAGCGTCTAATCCAGTCACATCCAGAATCTGCTGAAGATCTCCAAGAAAAATGCACTGAGTTGAATCAGGCTTGGAATAGTCTGGGAAAACGTGCTGACCAGCGCAAGGAGAAGCTTGGAGATTCTCATGACCTGCAGCGTTTCCTCAGTGACTTCAG GGACCTCATGTCTTGGATCAATGGGATCCGGGGCCTGGTCTCCTCAGATGAACTCGCAAAGGATGTGACTGGAGCTGAAGCTTTGTTGGAAAGGCACCAG GAACACCGCACAGAAATAGATGCAAGAACTGGCACTTTCCAGGCATTTGAACAGTTTGGACAACAACTCCTTGCCCATGGACACTATGCCAGCCCAGAGATCAAGGAGAAACTGGATATTCTGGAGCAAGAACGGACAGACCTGGAGAAGGCCTGGGTCCAGCGCAGAATGATGCTGGACCAGTGCCTGGAACTACAG ctgtTTCATCGGGACTGTGAACAAGCTGAAAACTGGATGGCTGCCCGGGAGGCTTTCTTAAATACAGAGGATAAAGGAGACTCCTTGGACAGTGTGGAGGCACTCATCAAGAAACATGAAGATTTTGATAAAGCAATCAATGTCCAG gaagagaaaattgCTGTCCTGCAGTCCTTTGCTGACCAGCTGATTGCTGCAGATCATTACGCCAAGGGAGTCATCGCCAACAGACGCAATGAGGTCCTGGACAG GTGGCTTCGTCTGAAAGCCCAAATGATTGAGAAGAGATCGAAGCTGGGAGAGTCTCAGACCCTCCAGCAGTTCAGTCGTGATGTGGATGAAATAGAAGCCTGGATCAGTGAAAAGCTCCAGACTGCAAGTGATGAGTCCTATAAGGATCCCACAAATATTCAG CTTTCCAAACTGCTG AGCAAGCACCAGAAGCACCAGGCCTTTGAAGCCGAGCTCCACGCCAACGCCGACCGCATCCGCGGTGTCATCGACATGGGCAACTCCCTCATCGAGAGGGGCGCGTGCGCCGGCAGCGAGGACGCCGTCAAG GCAcgcctggctgccctggctgacCAGTGGCAATTCCTGGTACAGAAATCAGCAGAGAAGAGTCAGAAACTGAAAGAAGCTAATAAGCAACAGAATTTCAATACTGGAATCAAGGACTTTGACTTTTGGCTTTCAGAG GTGGAGGCTTTGTTGGCATCTGAAGACTATGGGAAGGACTTAGCATCTGTTAACAACCTTCTGAAAAAACACCAATTACTGGAAGCTGATATATCTGCTCATGAG GACCGCCTGAAGGACCTGAACAGCCAGGCTGACAGTCTGATGACCAGCAGTGCCTTTGACACGTCCCAAGTGAAGGACAAACGCGAGACCATCAACGGGCGCTTCCAGCGCATCAAGGGCATGGCCAGCGCCCGCCGCGCCAAGCTCAACGAGAGCCACCGCCTGCACCAGTTCTTCCGGGACATGGACGACGAGGAGTCCTGGATCAA agaaaagaaactgtTGGTTAGCTCAGAGGACTATGGCAGAGACCTGACTGGTGTGCAGAATCTGAGGAAGAAACACAAGCGCTTAGAAGCAGAATTAGCTGCCCATGAACCTGCTATCCAG GGTGTTCTGGACACGGGTAAGAAGCTTTCAGATGACAACACAATTGGAAAGGAGGAGATACAGCAGAGACTGGCTCAGTTTGTGGATCACTGGAAAGAGTTAAAGCAATTGGCAGCTGCTAG GGGCCAGCGTCTGGAGGAGTCTCTGGAGTATCAGCAGTTTGTAGCAAATGTCGAGGAAGAAGAAGCCTGGATCAATGAGAAAATGACACTGGTAGCCAGTGAGGATTATGGGGACACACTTGCTGCTATCCAG GGCTTGCTGAAGAAGCATGAGGCATTTGAGACTGATTTTACTGTCCACAAGGACAGAGTGAATGATGTCTGTGCTAATGGAGAGGATCTCATTAAAAAG AACAATCACCACGAGGCGAACATCACTGCCAAGATGAAGGGGCTCAGAGGGAAGGTGTCAGAtctggagaaagcagcagctcagaggaaaGCCAAATTGGATGAGAACTCAGCTTTCCTCCAATTCAACTGGAAAGCAGATGTGGTGGAGTCGTGGATAG gagagaaggaaaacagtctGAAGACAGATGATTACGGACGTGACCTCTCTTCAGTGCAAACCTTGCTCACCAAACAG GAAACATTTGATGCTGGACTTCAGGCTTTCCAGCAGGAGGGAATTGCAAACATCACTGCCCTGAAAGACCAGCTGCTCGCAGCCAAGCACATCCAGTCCAAGGCCATCGAGGCCCGGCATGCTTCCTTGATGAAACGCTGGAATCAGCTACTGGCTAATTCTGCtaccaggaaaaagaaactctTGGAGGCTCAGGAGCACTTCAGAAAG gTTGAGGATCTCTTCCTGACCTTTGCGAAGAAGGCCTCTGCCTTCAACAGCTGGTTTGAGAATGCTGAGGAGGACCTGACGGATCCTGTGCGCTGCAACTCACTGGAGGAAATCAAAGCCCTGAGAGAAGCTCACGACGCTTTCCGTTCCTCCCTAAGTTCTGCCCAAGCTGATTTCaaccagctggcagagcttGATCGCCAGATCAAGAGCTTCCGTGTGGCCTCCAACCCCTACACTTGGTTCACTATGGAGGCTCTTGAAGAAACCTGGAGGAATCTGCAGAAAATTATCAAG GAACGTGaactggagctgcagaaggaacagcgaaggcaggaagaaaatgacAAACTGCGTCAGGAATTTGCTCAGCATGCCAATGCCTTCCATCAGTGGATTCAGGAGACCAG GACTTACCTGCTAGATGG GTCATGTATGGTGGAGGAATCAGGAACACTGGAGTCACAACTAGAAGCTACTAAA CGCAAGCACCAAGAGATCCGAGCTATGAGGAGCCAGCTGAAGAAGATTGAGGACCTTGGAGCAGCCATGGAAGAGGCACTTATCTTGGACAACAAGTACACAGAACACAGCACcgtggggctggcacagcagtgggACCAGCTGGACCAGCTGGGGATGAGGATGCAACACAACCTGGAACAGCAGATCCAAGCCCG GAACACCACTGGAGTCACTGAGGAGGCCCTGAAGGAGTTCAGCATGATGTTCAA GCACTTTGACAAGGACAAATCTGGACGACTTAATCACCAGGAGTTTAAGTCTTGCTTACGCTCTCTCGGCTACGATCTGCCCATGGTTGAGGAAGGAGAGCCAGACCCTGAGTTTGAGTCTATTCTTGACACTGTAGATCCCAACAG GGATGGACACGTCTCGCTGCAGGAGTACATGGCCTTCATGATCAGCCGGGAAACTGAGAACGTGAAATCCAGCGAGGAGATCGAGAGCGCTTTCCGCGCCCTCAGCTCCGAGGGGAAGCCCTACGTGACCAAGGAGGAGCTCTACCAG AACCTGACCCGGGAACAGGCCGATTATTGCATCTCTCACATGAAACCCTACATGGATGGCAAGGGCAGGGAACTGCCTTCTGCCTACGACTACATAGAATTTACACGTTCACTCTTTGTGAATTGA